A window of Ictidomys tridecemlineatus isolate mIctTri1 chromosome 1, mIctTri1.hap1, whole genome shotgun sequence contains these coding sequences:
- the Cnot6 gene encoding CCR4-NOT transcription complex subunit 6 isoform X1, with the protein MPKEKYDSPDPRRMYTIMSSEEAANGKKSHWAELEISGKVRSLSSSLWSLTHLTALHLSDNSLSRIPSDIAKLHNLVYLDLSSNKIRSLPAELGNMVSLRELHLNNNLLRVLPFELGKLFQLQTLGLKGNPLTQDILNLYQEPDGTKRLLNYLLDNLSGTAKRISTEQPPPRSWIMLQEPDRTRPTALFSVMCYNVLCDKYATRQLYGYCPSWALNWDYRKKAIIQEILSCNADIISLQEVETEQYYSFFLVELKERGYNGFFSPKSRARTMSEQERKHVDGCAIFFKTEKFTLVQKHTVEFNQLAMANSEGSEAMLNRVMTKDNIGVAVLLELRKELIEMSSGKPHLGTEKQLILVANAHMHWDPEYSDVKLVQTMMFLSEVKNIIDKASRSLKSNALGEFGTIPLVLCADLNSLPDSGVVEYLSTGGVETNHKDFKELRYNESLINFSCNGKNGMTNGRITHGFKLKSAYESGLMPYTNYTFDFKGIIDYIFYSKPQLNTLGILGPLDHHWLIENNISGCPHPLIPSDHFSLFAQLELLLPFLPQVNGIHLPGRR; encoded by the exons gaAAAGTAAGAAGCTTAAGCTCATCTTTGTGGTCACTAACTCACTTGACAGCTTTGCATCTGAGTGACAATTCCCTGTCCCGCATTCCTTCAGACATTGCCAAGCTTCACAATCTGGTGTATCTGGACCTGTCCTCTAATAAAATCCGTAGTTTACCCGCAGAACTCGGAAACATGGTATCACTCAG GGAGCTCCATTTAAATAACAACCTGTTACGAGTTCTACCTTTTGAGCTGGGAAAACTGTTTCAGTTGCAGACTTTAGGCCTAAAAG GAAATCCACTTACCCAAGATATATTGAACCTCTATCAGGAACCAGATGGAACAAAAAGGCTACTGAATTATTTGCTTGATAATTTGTCAGGTACTGCAAAAAGAA TTTCAACAGAACAACCACCTCCAAGATCTTGGATTATGTTGCAAGAACCAGATAGAACAAGGCCAACTG CCTTGTTTTCTGTCATGTGCTATAATGTTCTTTGTGATAAATATGCGACCCGGCAGTTATACGGCTACTGTCCATCATGGGCACTAAATTGGGACTACAGGAAAAAGGCCATTATTCAAGAAATCTTGAGCTGCAATGCTGATATTATAAGTCTTCAG gaGGTTGAAACAGAACaatattatagtttttttctGGTAGAACTGAAAGAACGTGGTTATAATGGATTCTTTAGTCCTAAATCTCGAGCTAGGACAATgtcagaacaagaaagaaaacatgttgATGGCTGTGCAATATTCTTCAAGACTGAAAA atttactTTGGTTCAGAAACACACTGTTGAATTTAATCAGCTAGCAATGGCAAATTCAGAAGGGTCTGAAGCTATGCTGAACAGAGTCATGACAAAAGATAACATTGGAGTTGCAGTACTGCTAGAACTTCGAAAGGAATTGATTGAAATGTCAT CTGGAAAGCCACATCTTGGAACAGAAAAACAACTTATTCTTGTGGCTAATGCTCATATGCATTGGGACCCTGAATACTCTGATGTAAAATTGGTACAAACTATGATGTTCCTCTCAGAAGTAAAGAACATTATTGATAAAGCTTCTCGAAGTCTCAAATCCAATGCATTGGGAGAATTTGGAACTATTCCACTTGTGTTATGTGCAGATCTTAATTCTTTGCCTGACTCTg GTGTTGTAGAATATTTGAGCACTGGTGGAGtagaaacaaatcataaagactTTAAGGAACTGAGATATAATGAAAGTCTTATAAACTTCAGCTGCAATGGGAAGAATGGAATGACCAACGGAAGGATCACTCATGGTTTCAAGTTAAAGAGTGCCTATGAGAGTGGCCTGATGCCTTACACAAATTACACATTTGATTTCAAG GGTATAATTGACTACATCTTCTATTCTAAACCTCAACTGAACACTTTAGGCATCCTGGGACCTCTGGACCACCATTGGCTAATTGAGAATAATATCAGTGGCTGCCCACACCCACTTATCCCCTCCGACCACTTCTCACTTTTTGCACAACTGGAGCTCTTACTGCCTTTCCTGCCCCAAGTTAATGGCATTCACCTTCCTGGCAGGAGGTAG
- the Cnot6 gene encoding CCR4-NOT transcription complex subunit 6 isoform X4: MPKEKYDSPDPRRMYTIMSSEEAANGKKSHWAELEISGNPLTQDILNLYQEPDGTKRLLNYLLDNLSGTAKRISTEQPPPRSWIMLQEPDRTRPTALFSVMCYNVLCDKYATRQLYGYCPSWALNWDYRKKAIIQEILSCNADIISLQEVETEQYYSFFLVELKERGYNGFFSPKSRARTMSEQERKHVDGCAIFFKTEKFTLVQKHTVEFNQLAMANSEGSEAMLNRVMTKDNIGVAVLLELRKELIEMSSGKPHLGTEKQLILVANAHMHWDPEYSDVKLVQTMMFLSEVKNIIDKASRSLKSNALGEFGTIPLVLCADLNSLPDSGVVEYLSTGGVETNHKDFKELRYNESLINFSCNGKNGMTNGRITHGFKLKSAYESGLMPYTNYTFDFKGIIDYIFYSKPQLNTLGILGPLDHHWLIENNISGCPHPLIPSDHFSLFAQLELLLPFLPQVNGIHLPGRR, encoded by the exons GAAATCCACTTACCCAAGATATATTGAACCTCTATCAGGAACCAGATGGAACAAAAAGGCTACTGAATTATTTGCTTGATAATTTGTCAGGTACTGCAAAAAGAA TTTCAACAGAACAACCACCTCCAAGATCTTGGATTATGTTGCAAGAACCAGATAGAACAAGGCCAACTG CCTTGTTTTCTGTCATGTGCTATAATGTTCTTTGTGATAAATATGCGACCCGGCAGTTATACGGCTACTGTCCATCATGGGCACTAAATTGGGACTACAGGAAAAAGGCCATTATTCAAGAAATCTTGAGCTGCAATGCTGATATTATAAGTCTTCAG gaGGTTGAAACAGAACaatattatagtttttttctGGTAGAACTGAAAGAACGTGGTTATAATGGATTCTTTAGTCCTAAATCTCGAGCTAGGACAATgtcagaacaagaaagaaaacatgttgATGGCTGTGCAATATTCTTCAAGACTGAAAA atttactTTGGTTCAGAAACACACTGTTGAATTTAATCAGCTAGCAATGGCAAATTCAGAAGGGTCTGAAGCTATGCTGAACAGAGTCATGACAAAAGATAACATTGGAGTTGCAGTACTGCTAGAACTTCGAAAGGAATTGATTGAAATGTCAT CTGGAAAGCCACATCTTGGAACAGAAAAACAACTTATTCTTGTGGCTAATGCTCATATGCATTGGGACCCTGAATACTCTGATGTAAAATTGGTACAAACTATGATGTTCCTCTCAGAAGTAAAGAACATTATTGATAAAGCTTCTCGAAGTCTCAAATCCAATGCATTGGGAGAATTTGGAACTATTCCACTTGTGTTATGTGCAGATCTTAATTCTTTGCCTGACTCTg GTGTTGTAGAATATTTGAGCACTGGTGGAGtagaaacaaatcataaagactTTAAGGAACTGAGATATAATGAAAGTCTTATAAACTTCAGCTGCAATGGGAAGAATGGAATGACCAACGGAAGGATCACTCATGGTTTCAAGTTAAAGAGTGCCTATGAGAGTGGCCTGATGCCTTACACAAATTACACATTTGATTTCAAG GGTATAATTGACTACATCTTCTATTCTAAACCTCAACTGAACACTTTAGGCATCCTGGGACCTCTGGACCACCATTGGCTAATTGAGAATAATATCAGTGGCTGCCCACACCCACTTATCCCCTCCGACCACTTCTCACTTTTTGCACAACTGGAGCTCTTACTGCCTTTCCTGCCCCAAGTTAATGGCATTCACCTTCCTGGCAGGAGGTAG
- the Cnot6 gene encoding CCR4-NOT transcription complex subunit 6 isoform X5: MVSLRELHLNNNLLRVLPFELGKLFQLQTLGLKGNPLTQDILNLYQEPDGTKRLLNYLLDNLSGTAKRISTEQPPPRSWIMLQEPDRTRPTALFSVMCYNVLCDKYATRQLYGYCPSWALNWDYRKKAIIQEILSCNADIISLQEVETEQYYSFFLVELKERGYNGFFSPKSRARTMSEQERKHVDGCAIFFKTEKFTLVQKHTVEFNQLAMANSEGSEAMLNRVMTKDNIGVAVLLELRKELIEMSSGKPHLGTEKQLILVANAHMHWDPEYSDVKLVQTMMFLSEVKNIIDKASRSLKSNALGEFGTIPLVLCADLNSLPDSGVVEYLSTGGVETNHKDFKELRYNESLINFSCNGKNGMTNGRITHGFKLKSAYESGLMPYTNYTFDFKGIIDYIFYSKPQLNTLGILGPLDHHWLIENNISGCPHPLIPSDHFSLFAQLELLLPFLPQVNGIHLPGRR, translated from the exons ATGGTATCACTCAG GGAGCTCCATTTAAATAACAACCTGTTACGAGTTCTACCTTTTGAGCTGGGAAAACTGTTTCAGTTGCAGACTTTAGGCCTAAAAG GAAATCCACTTACCCAAGATATATTGAACCTCTATCAGGAACCAGATGGAACAAAAAGGCTACTGAATTATTTGCTTGATAATTTGTCAGGTACTGCAAAAAGAA TTTCAACAGAACAACCACCTCCAAGATCTTGGATTATGTTGCAAGAACCAGATAGAACAAGGCCAACTG CCTTGTTTTCTGTCATGTGCTATAATGTTCTTTGTGATAAATATGCGACCCGGCAGTTATACGGCTACTGTCCATCATGGGCACTAAATTGGGACTACAGGAAAAAGGCCATTATTCAAGAAATCTTGAGCTGCAATGCTGATATTATAAGTCTTCAG gaGGTTGAAACAGAACaatattatagtttttttctGGTAGAACTGAAAGAACGTGGTTATAATGGATTCTTTAGTCCTAAATCTCGAGCTAGGACAATgtcagaacaagaaagaaaacatgttgATGGCTGTGCAATATTCTTCAAGACTGAAAA atttactTTGGTTCAGAAACACACTGTTGAATTTAATCAGCTAGCAATGGCAAATTCAGAAGGGTCTGAAGCTATGCTGAACAGAGTCATGACAAAAGATAACATTGGAGTTGCAGTACTGCTAGAACTTCGAAAGGAATTGATTGAAATGTCAT CTGGAAAGCCACATCTTGGAACAGAAAAACAACTTATTCTTGTGGCTAATGCTCATATGCATTGGGACCCTGAATACTCTGATGTAAAATTGGTACAAACTATGATGTTCCTCTCAGAAGTAAAGAACATTATTGATAAAGCTTCTCGAAGTCTCAAATCCAATGCATTGGGAGAATTTGGAACTATTCCACTTGTGTTATGTGCAGATCTTAATTCTTTGCCTGACTCTg GTGTTGTAGAATATTTGAGCACTGGTGGAGtagaaacaaatcataaagactTTAAGGAACTGAGATATAATGAAAGTCTTATAAACTTCAGCTGCAATGGGAAGAATGGAATGACCAACGGAAGGATCACTCATGGTTTCAAGTTAAAGAGTGCCTATGAGAGTGGCCTGATGCCTTACACAAATTACACATTTGATTTCAAG GGTATAATTGACTACATCTTCTATTCTAAACCTCAACTGAACACTTTAGGCATCCTGGGACCTCTGGACCACCATTGGCTAATTGAGAATAATATCAGTGGCTGCCCACACCCACTTATCCCCTCCGACCACTTCTCACTTTTTGCACAACTGGAGCTCTTACTGCCTTTCCTGCCCCAAGTTAATGGCATTCACCTTCCTGGCAGGAGGTAG
- the Cnot6 gene encoding CCR4-NOT transcription complex subunit 6 isoform X2, producing MPKEKYDSPDPRRMYTIMSSEEAANGKKSHWAELEISGKVRSLSSSLWSLTHLTALHLSDNSLSRIPSDIAKLHNLVYLDLSSNKIRSLPAELGNMVSLRELHLNNNLLRVLPFELGKLFQLQTLGLKGNPLTQDILNLYQEPDGTKRLLNYLLDNLSVSTEQPPPRSWIMLQEPDRTRPTALFSVMCYNVLCDKYATRQLYGYCPSWALNWDYRKKAIIQEILSCNADIISLQEVETEQYYSFFLVELKERGYNGFFSPKSRARTMSEQERKHVDGCAIFFKTEKFTLVQKHTVEFNQLAMANSEGSEAMLNRVMTKDNIGVAVLLELRKELIEMSSGKPHLGTEKQLILVANAHMHWDPEYSDVKLVQTMMFLSEVKNIIDKASRSLKSNALGEFGTIPLVLCADLNSLPDSGVVEYLSTGGVETNHKDFKELRYNESLINFSCNGKNGMTNGRITHGFKLKSAYESGLMPYTNYTFDFKGIIDYIFYSKPQLNTLGILGPLDHHWLIENNISGCPHPLIPSDHFSLFAQLELLLPFLPQVNGIHLPGRR from the exons gaAAAGTAAGAAGCTTAAGCTCATCTTTGTGGTCACTAACTCACTTGACAGCTTTGCATCTGAGTGACAATTCCCTGTCCCGCATTCCTTCAGACATTGCCAAGCTTCACAATCTGGTGTATCTGGACCTGTCCTCTAATAAAATCCGTAGTTTACCCGCAGAACTCGGAAACATGGTATCACTCAG GGAGCTCCATTTAAATAACAACCTGTTACGAGTTCTACCTTTTGAGCTGGGAAAACTGTTTCAGTTGCAGACTTTAGGCCTAAAAG GAAATCCACTTACCCAAGATATATTGAACCTCTATCAGGAACCAGATGGAACAAAAAGGCTACTGAATTATTTGCTTGATAATTTGTCAG TTTCAACAGAACAACCACCTCCAAGATCTTGGATTATGTTGCAAGAACCAGATAGAACAAGGCCAACTG CCTTGTTTTCTGTCATGTGCTATAATGTTCTTTGTGATAAATATGCGACCCGGCAGTTATACGGCTACTGTCCATCATGGGCACTAAATTGGGACTACAGGAAAAAGGCCATTATTCAAGAAATCTTGAGCTGCAATGCTGATATTATAAGTCTTCAG gaGGTTGAAACAGAACaatattatagtttttttctGGTAGAACTGAAAGAACGTGGTTATAATGGATTCTTTAGTCCTAAATCTCGAGCTAGGACAATgtcagaacaagaaagaaaacatgttgATGGCTGTGCAATATTCTTCAAGACTGAAAA atttactTTGGTTCAGAAACACACTGTTGAATTTAATCAGCTAGCAATGGCAAATTCAGAAGGGTCTGAAGCTATGCTGAACAGAGTCATGACAAAAGATAACATTGGAGTTGCAGTACTGCTAGAACTTCGAAAGGAATTGATTGAAATGTCAT CTGGAAAGCCACATCTTGGAACAGAAAAACAACTTATTCTTGTGGCTAATGCTCATATGCATTGGGACCCTGAATACTCTGATGTAAAATTGGTACAAACTATGATGTTCCTCTCAGAAGTAAAGAACATTATTGATAAAGCTTCTCGAAGTCTCAAATCCAATGCATTGGGAGAATTTGGAACTATTCCACTTGTGTTATGTGCAGATCTTAATTCTTTGCCTGACTCTg GTGTTGTAGAATATTTGAGCACTGGTGGAGtagaaacaaatcataaagactTTAAGGAACTGAGATATAATGAAAGTCTTATAAACTTCAGCTGCAATGGGAAGAATGGAATGACCAACGGAAGGATCACTCATGGTTTCAAGTTAAAGAGTGCCTATGAGAGTGGCCTGATGCCTTACACAAATTACACATTTGATTTCAAG GGTATAATTGACTACATCTTCTATTCTAAACCTCAACTGAACACTTTAGGCATCCTGGGACCTCTGGACCACCATTGGCTAATTGAGAATAATATCAGTGGCTGCCCACACCCACTTATCCCCTCCGACCACTTCTCACTTTTTGCACAACTGGAGCTCTTACTGCCTTTCCTGCCCCAAGTTAATGGCATTCACCTTCCTGGCAGGAGGTAG
- the Cnot6 gene encoding CCR4-NOT transcription complex subunit 6 isoform X3 encodes MPKEKYDSPDPRRMYTIMSSEEAANGKKSHWAELEISGKVRSLSSSLWSLTHLTALHLSDNSLSRIPSDIAKLHNLVYLDLSSNKIRSLPAELGNMVSLRELHLNNNLLRVLPFELGKLFQLQTLGLKGNPLTQDILNLYQEPDGTKRLLNYLLDNLSGTAKRISTEQPPPRSWIMLQEPDRTRPTALFSVMCYNVLCDKYATRQLYGYCPSWALNWDYRKKAIIQEILSCNADIISLQEVETEQYYSFFLVELKERGYNGFFSPKSRARTMSEQERKHVDGCAIFFKTEKFTLVQKHTVEFNQLAMANSEGSEAMLNRVMTKDNIGVAVLLELRKELIEMSCVVEYLSTGGVETNHKDFKELRYNESLINFSCNGKNGMTNGRITHGFKLKSAYESGLMPYTNYTFDFKGIIDYIFYSKPQLNTLGILGPLDHHWLIENNISGCPHPLIPSDHFSLFAQLELLLPFLPQVNGIHLPGRR; translated from the exons gaAAAGTAAGAAGCTTAAGCTCATCTTTGTGGTCACTAACTCACTTGACAGCTTTGCATCTGAGTGACAATTCCCTGTCCCGCATTCCTTCAGACATTGCCAAGCTTCACAATCTGGTGTATCTGGACCTGTCCTCTAATAAAATCCGTAGTTTACCCGCAGAACTCGGAAACATGGTATCACTCAG GGAGCTCCATTTAAATAACAACCTGTTACGAGTTCTACCTTTTGAGCTGGGAAAACTGTTTCAGTTGCAGACTTTAGGCCTAAAAG GAAATCCACTTACCCAAGATATATTGAACCTCTATCAGGAACCAGATGGAACAAAAAGGCTACTGAATTATTTGCTTGATAATTTGTCAGGTACTGCAAAAAGAA TTTCAACAGAACAACCACCTCCAAGATCTTGGATTATGTTGCAAGAACCAGATAGAACAAGGCCAACTG CCTTGTTTTCTGTCATGTGCTATAATGTTCTTTGTGATAAATATGCGACCCGGCAGTTATACGGCTACTGTCCATCATGGGCACTAAATTGGGACTACAGGAAAAAGGCCATTATTCAAGAAATCTTGAGCTGCAATGCTGATATTATAAGTCTTCAG gaGGTTGAAACAGAACaatattatagtttttttctGGTAGAACTGAAAGAACGTGGTTATAATGGATTCTTTAGTCCTAAATCTCGAGCTAGGACAATgtcagaacaagaaagaaaacatgttgATGGCTGTGCAATATTCTTCAAGACTGAAAA atttactTTGGTTCAGAAACACACTGTTGAATTTAATCAGCTAGCAATGGCAAATTCAGAAGGGTCTGAAGCTATGCTGAACAGAGTCATGACAAAAGATAACATTGGAGTTGCAGTACTGCTAGAACTTCGAAAGGAATTGATTGAAATGTCAT GTGTTGTAGAATATTTGAGCACTGGTGGAGtagaaacaaatcataaagactTTAAGGAACTGAGATATAATGAAAGTCTTATAAACTTCAGCTGCAATGGGAAGAATGGAATGACCAACGGAAGGATCACTCATGGTTTCAAGTTAAAGAGTGCCTATGAGAGTGGCCTGATGCCTTACACAAATTACACATTTGATTTCAAG GGTATAATTGACTACATCTTCTATTCTAAACCTCAACTGAACACTTTAGGCATCCTGGGACCTCTGGACCACCATTGGCTAATTGAGAATAATATCAGTGGCTGCCCACACCCACTTATCCCCTCCGACCACTTCTCACTTTTTGCACAACTGGAGCTCTTACTGCCTTTCCTGCCCCAAGTTAATGGCATTCACCTTCCTGGCAGGAGGTAG
- the Cnot6 gene encoding CCR4-NOT transcription complex subunit 6 isoform X6 has protein sequence MPKEKYDSPDPRRMYTIMSSEEAANGKKSHWAELEISGNPLTQDILNLYQEPDGTKRLLNYLLDNLSVSTEQPPPRSWIMLQEPDRTRPTALFSVMCYNVLCDKYATRQLYGYCPSWALNWDYRKKAIIQEILSCNADIISLQEVETEQYYSFFLVELKERGYNGFFSPKSRARTMSEQERKHVDGCAIFFKTEKFTLVQKHTVEFNQLAMANSEGSEAMLNRVMTKDNIGVAVLLELRKELIEMSSGKPHLGTEKQLILVANAHMHWDPEYSDVKLVQTMMFLSEVKNIIDKASRSLKSNALGEFGTIPLVLCADLNSLPDSGVVEYLSTGGVETNHKDFKELRYNESLINFSCNGKNGMTNGRITHGFKLKSAYESGLMPYTNYTFDFKGIIDYIFYSKPQLNTLGILGPLDHHWLIENNISGCPHPLIPSDHFSLFAQLELLLPFLPQVNGIHLPGRR, from the exons GAAATCCACTTACCCAAGATATATTGAACCTCTATCAGGAACCAGATGGAACAAAAAGGCTACTGAATTATTTGCTTGATAATTTGTCAG TTTCAACAGAACAACCACCTCCAAGATCTTGGATTATGTTGCAAGAACCAGATAGAACAAGGCCAACTG CCTTGTTTTCTGTCATGTGCTATAATGTTCTTTGTGATAAATATGCGACCCGGCAGTTATACGGCTACTGTCCATCATGGGCACTAAATTGGGACTACAGGAAAAAGGCCATTATTCAAGAAATCTTGAGCTGCAATGCTGATATTATAAGTCTTCAG gaGGTTGAAACAGAACaatattatagtttttttctGGTAGAACTGAAAGAACGTGGTTATAATGGATTCTTTAGTCCTAAATCTCGAGCTAGGACAATgtcagaacaagaaagaaaacatgttgATGGCTGTGCAATATTCTTCAAGACTGAAAA atttactTTGGTTCAGAAACACACTGTTGAATTTAATCAGCTAGCAATGGCAAATTCAGAAGGGTCTGAAGCTATGCTGAACAGAGTCATGACAAAAGATAACATTGGAGTTGCAGTACTGCTAGAACTTCGAAAGGAATTGATTGAAATGTCAT CTGGAAAGCCACATCTTGGAACAGAAAAACAACTTATTCTTGTGGCTAATGCTCATATGCATTGGGACCCTGAATACTCTGATGTAAAATTGGTACAAACTATGATGTTCCTCTCAGAAGTAAAGAACATTATTGATAAAGCTTCTCGAAGTCTCAAATCCAATGCATTGGGAGAATTTGGAACTATTCCACTTGTGTTATGTGCAGATCTTAATTCTTTGCCTGACTCTg GTGTTGTAGAATATTTGAGCACTGGTGGAGtagaaacaaatcataaagactTTAAGGAACTGAGATATAATGAAAGTCTTATAAACTTCAGCTGCAATGGGAAGAATGGAATGACCAACGGAAGGATCACTCATGGTTTCAAGTTAAAGAGTGCCTATGAGAGTGGCCTGATGCCTTACACAAATTACACATTTGATTTCAAG GGTATAATTGACTACATCTTCTATTCTAAACCTCAACTGAACACTTTAGGCATCCTGGGACCTCTGGACCACCATTGGCTAATTGAGAATAATATCAGTGGCTGCCCACACCCACTTATCCCCTCCGACCACTTCTCACTTTTTGCACAACTGGAGCTCTTACTGCCTTTCCTGCCCCAAGTTAATGGCATTCACCTTCCTGGCAGGAGGTAG